Part of the Candidatus Eisenbacteria bacterium genome, TTTTACTTCCTGGAAATGAACACCCGGCTGCAAGTAGAACATCCCGTTACTGAATTGATCGCCGGCCTTGATCTTGTTCATTGGCAGCTTCGTATCGCCAATGGTGAAGGTCTTTCATTTGATCAAAAGGATCTTGTACAAAAAGGCCACTCGATCGAAGCCAGAATTTACGCCGAAGACCCCGCGCATGGCTTCCGGCCCTCGATGGGAAAGATCCTCCTGCTTCGGGAACCGGATGGTCCCGGAATCCGAGTGGACAGCGGTATCTATGAAGGTTATGAAGTATCTCCTTATTACGATCCTATTCTTGCGAAGCTCATCGTCTGGGGGGAAAACCGTGAAACGGCGAGCCGCCGAATAATCCAGGCGTTGGACCAATACATCATCCTCGGCATCCGGCCGAATATTCCCTTCCTGAGAGATGTTGTGGCGCACCCCGCCTTTGCGGCCGGAGAGACGACGACGGATTTCCTCCCCCTGCATTTCCCGGATTGGGGTCGGGAGGCAAAAAAGACACCACCTGAAGCCTTTCTGGCCGCTGCGCTGGGGGAGGCCTTGGGCCGGGTCAATATCGGTTCCCTTTCAGCGACTGAAGCACCGAATCCTTGGGATACAGTGGGATCATGGGAAATCGGTTCGGGATTGTAGAAGAGCCTTTGGGAGGTTTGTGTGAATTACGAGTTCCAGGTTGGAGAGGAAACGACCACTGTTCATCTCGAACGCACCGGTGATGGTTTCAAAATCGGTGTCGGTGATGCGACCTTTTCCCTGAAGGCTGAACAAATTCATCCGGGAACTTTTGTTCTCTTGGCGGGACATCGTTCCATAATGGCGCATGCGGTCAAAGGTGACGGTGTCTGGCATGTCTCTGTTGACGGGCGGGCCTACGATCTGAGACTCCCGGGTACGGAGGATCATGGCGGCGACAGCGGGGATGACGGACCGAGGCTTGTGGATGGCGTGCTTCAGACACCGATGCCCGGCCGTGTCGTAGCGGTTGAAGTGAAGGAAAATGATCGCGTTGAAGCGGGACAAGTCCTGATCATTATCGAGTCGATGAAAATGCAGAACAGCATTGTGTCGCCGGTTAGCGGTCGAATTGTAAAAGTTCATAAAGAAACCGGGGAATTGGCGAGTTTTGGCGATCCACTGGTCGAATTGGAGGAAGAGGATCCAGCGGGCGATGCGTGATCAATCCAAAATCGAACCCAAAACCCTCGGCCGTCGCATCATCGAGGGCGATCGTCTGGCTCTGGCGCGGGGACTCACCCGCGTTGAGAACCGGACGCCGGAAGGCCGGGAGCTCCTCGACTTTCTATTTCATCAAACCGGATCAGCCGTTCGGATCGGTCTGACAGGCCCACCCGGTTCGGGGAAAAGTACCCTCGTATCATGGCTCGCTCGCAAATTCCGGGAGCGGGGCCATCAAGTAGGGATTCTTGCCATTGATCCAACCAGTCCCTTCACAGGCGGCGCGATTCTCGGTGATCGGATCCGGATGGGGGATCTAGCGGGTGATGCCGGGGTTTTTATACGCTCCATGGCCACCCGGGGGCATCAAGGCGGTTTGTCAGCCACGACATATGAGGCGAGTGAAGTTCTGGAAGCCGCTGGTTTTGATCGCATCATCATTGAAACCGTAGGTGTTGGACAATCAGAACTTGAAATCGCATCAGCCGCCGATACAACCCTCGTGATTCTTGTGCCGGAATCGGGTGATGCCATTCAAGTGATGAAGGCGGGGGTCATGGAGATCGGCGATATTTTTGTGGTGAATAAATATGATCGCCAGGGGGGGGACCACCTTCTCAAAGAGATTCACGCCATCCTGGATCTATCGCCGCCTGATCGTCATGACTTCTGGAAGCCCATGGTCTTATCGACAACAGCGAGCATGGGTACCGGTGTGGATGAGTTGATGGATGCCATCCAGGCTCACACGGAATCCCGGGAATTTGATGAGACGGAGAGGGAAAAAATCCGGCGGCAGAAGATCAGGGCAAGGATGCGGCTCCTCTTGTCGGGCCGTCTGCTTGATGAGGCCTGGTCTCAGATCCTGGAAGTTCGTCTCAATGAGGTCCTCGACCGTGTTGTAGAGCGATCCATCAGCCCTTATGCATGGATCGATGGAATGGTGGCTGAGATTTCCCGCCGGGGATGGCAGGAATAGCCCTGCGGGTGAAACCGTTTTCCGGGGTCTTTGACTTGAAGGTCAGGAGTGAATTTAATATTCCCGGCGGTTGCTAAGGAGGGGGTAATGACGGAGCAAAAAATACGAGTCCTTGTCGGGAAACCGGGATTGGACGGGCATGATAGGGGGGCCAAGGTCATCGCAACTTCTTTCCGCGATGCCGGCTTTGAAGTGATCTATACCGGCCTTCACCAAACGCCGGAAATGATTGTAGAAGTCGCTCTGCAGGAGGATGTAGATTTCATCTGCATCTCAATTCTTTCCGGCGCCCACCTGCCTTTATTTCAGCGGATGTTGGAGCTCCTCAAGGAAAAGGGAGCAGAGCAGATTGATGTCATCGGCGGCGGCGTCATTCCGCAGGAGGATGTCGAAAAGTTAAAGGAGATGGGTGTGAAAGCCGTGTTCGGACCCGGCACACCCACGAGTGAGCCTATTAAGTATATAAGGGAGTTATACGATCGGCGTCGGTAGGACACTCCGGCCGAGATCAAGGGGAGAGATCGTACAGGACGAACGGCCCCGAATGGGCATGGGAGGATGGAATGATATTGTCGGAAGAGCATCTCATGATCCGCGACGCCGTCCGGGATTTTGCCGAGCGGGAACTTAAGCCAAAAGCGGCACAGCTTGACAAAGAGGGGCGCTTCCCCGCCGAGATCCTGGCTGAAATGGGGAAATTGGGTTTTCTTGGTATTCCTTTTGAAGAGAAATGGGGCGGCGCCGGAGCCGACAATCTCTCTTATGCCATTGGTGTTGAAGAGATCAGCCGCGTTTGCGGGTCCACCGGTCTCACCATGGCCGCCCATATTTCCCTCGGGACTTATCCGCTTTGGAAATATGGAACCGATGAGCAGAAAGAAGCCTATCTTCCGAACCTTGTCAGCGGAAAATATATCGGGGCCTTTGGATTGACCGAACCCAATGCGGGAAGCGACGCCGGCGGAACGGAAACCCGGGCGGTCCGTGACGGTGATTCCTATGTCATCAATGGGACCAAGATTTGGATGACGAGCGGTGATAAGGCCGGTCTCATCACCATGACAGCGCGTACGGGTACGGAAGATAAGGGGACCAGAGGCATCTCCGCATTCCTTGTTGAGCAGGGAACGCCCGGTCAAACTGTCGCCAAGCATGAAGACAAACTCGGTATGCGCGGGTCCTCTACGGTGGAAATGGTCTATGAAGATTGCCGGATTCCCACAAATCGGATCTTAGGTGAGGAAGGCGAGGGGTTCCGCATCTTTATGGACACACTCGATGGCGGCCGGATCAGCATCGGCGCTCTTGCCTTGGGCATCGCACAAGGATCCTTCGAAGCGGCGGTCCGTTATGCTCAAGAGCGTGTTCAATTCGGCCGTCCGATCGCCAAATTCCAGGGGATTCAGTGGATGCTGGCTGATATGGAGACTCGCATTCAAGCCGCGCGCCATTTTATCTATGACGCAGCGGTAAAAAAAGACAGCGGAAGGATGCACAAAAAAGAATCCGCCATGGCCAAGCTCTACGCCTCGGAGACGGCGATGTGGGTGACGACCCAATCGATTCAGATTCATGGGGGATTGGGCTACTCGAAGGAGGCTCCGGTCGAAAGGATGTTCCGGGACGCTAAACTGACGGAAATCGGTGAGGGGACTTCCGAGGTTCAGAGAATCCTAATCGCCCGGGATGTGCTGAAGGAGTATCAGATCACCGGATAGAAGACGATACCTTAGTCGAGTCGGGCATTTGTATCAGGGGAGGTCGCCGTGGACTTTAATATCAGTGAAGAGCAATGCATGATTCAACAGACGGCCCGGGATTTTGCGAGAGACAAGATCGAACCACTGGCCGCTCGTTTAGATGAAAACCGTGAGTTTCCCGTCGACTTGGTCCGGGAATTGGGTGAGTTGGGTTTCATGGGTGTTACGGTCAATCCCAAATGGGGCGGAGCCGGGATGGATCCGATATGCTACGCCCTCGCCGTAGAAGAGATCTCCCGGGCCTGTGCATCAACCGGTGTTATCATGAGCGCCCACAACTCGCTCGTCTGCGATCCACTCGAGGCCTATGGAACAGATGAACAAAAAGAAAAGTATCTCACACCACTTGCATCGGGAAAGAAACTCGGGGCTCATGGTCTGACAGAGCCATCGGCGGGTTCTGATGTCGGGGGGTTGAAAACCCGGGCCGTTCTCGATGGCGATGAGTGGGTCCTCAACGGATCGAAAATCTTTATCACCAATGGAGCCTATGCCGACATTATCCTCGTTTTCGCCTCGACGGATCCGGAACAAAAGGCGCGGGGTATCAGCGCCTTTATCGTCGAGAAGGAGATGCCCGGCTTCAAGGTCGGCTCCCGCGAGAAGACGATGGGTATTAGGGCATCTTGTACATCAGAGCTCATTTTTGAAGATCTGCGTATTCCCAAGAAGAATATGCTGGGTGAATTGAATCGCGGGTTTAAAATCGCGATGGTAACATTGAATGGCGGCCGTATCGGCATCGCGGCGCAGGCTGTCGGGATCGCTCGAAGCGCGCTTGAGAAGGCGATTGAATATTCCAAGAACCGCCAGCAGTTTAATCAGCCGATTTCAAATTTTCAAGCGATTCAATGGATGCTGGCCGATATGGCGACGGAAACGGATGCGGCGCGATTGCTGACCCTGAGAGCCGCCTATTTAAAAATGCACGGTAAGAGCTATGCCACTGAAGCGGCTCAGGCCAAGCTCTTTGCAAGCCGTACGGCCATGCGGGTCGCCGATCGGGCTATCCAGATTCACGGAGGCTATGGATTCAGCACCGAGTACCATGTTGAACGCCATCTCCGTGACGCAAAAATCACCGAACTCTATGAGGGAACCTCTGAAATCCAGCGCATTGTTATCGCGAGAAGTCTTCTGGCCGACTAAGGAGGGGTAATGGACCTTACATGGTCCGATGAGCAGCGGATGATGATCGAATCGATCCGGGATTTTTGCGAGGATCGTCTTGGCCCAATCGCCCGCGAAATCGATGAGAAGGGCAAAACCCCGCCGGAAATTCTGAGAGAGATGTCAGACCTGGGTCTTATGTCGATGCCTATTCCTCATGAATATGATGGGCTGGGTTTGGACAGTTTAACGATTTGCGCGGTCATTGAGGAAATCTCCCGGGTTTGTGCCTCTGTTGCCATTACTATCAGCGTTCACAATTCCGTGGGCGCCTACCCCATCCTGCTCTTTGGTACAGAGGAACAAAAGCGGCTCTATTTGCCGAAGATGTGCCGCGAATGGCTGGGCGCCTTCGCTCTGACCGAGCCGAATGCAGGAAGTGATGCCGCCGGTATCACCACTCAGGCTAGGAAGGAGGGCGACGCCTATATTCTCAATGGGTCCAAGATGTTTGTAACAAATGGCAGCATCGGCCAGCTCTTATTGGTCATAGCTCGAACGGATCCTGATCCTGCGTCACGGCATAAGGGCATTTCCGCTTTCTTGGTTCCCGCTGATTCGCCGGGCATCAGTGTCGCTTCAGCCGGTGAAAAGATGGGGATTCGAGGATCCGATACGGCGGTTGTCCATCTTGACAATGTCCGTGTCGCGGCGGATCACCTCCTGGGCGGTGAGGGCGAGGGCTTCAAAATCGCCATGGCAAGCCTTGACAACGGCCGCCTTGGCGTCGGGGCGCAGGCCGTGGGGATCGCTCAAGCGGCGTTGGATGAAGCGGTCAAATACGCCAAAGAACGCGAAGCGTTCGGCCGCCCCCTGGCGGAGAAGCAAGCGATCCAATTCATGGTGGCGGAAATGGAAACATCGCTGCAGGCCGCCCGGTTATTGATCCACCGCGCTGCGTGGATGAAAGACGAGAACCGTCCCTATTCCAAGGAGGCGGCTATGGCAAAGCTCTTTGCCGCCGAGATGGTGCAATCGGTCACTCATGATGCGATTCAGATTCACGGCGGGTATGGTTATATGAAGGAGTACCCGGTGGAACGTTATGCCCGGGATGCCCGCATCACGGAGATTTATGAAGGCGCCTCGGAGATTCAGCGAATTGTTATCGCTAGATCACTTCTGAAAGAGGACTAATATGACGAAGCGAGCCAAGGTAGCCGTTCTGTTTACGTCGCGCCATTCCATCATGGATGACTTTTCCCGATTGATGGGGTTGGCCGAGGTCGAAAAATATCTGCCAAAAGAACATGAGATTAGTTTAAAAATAAACATTTCATGGCACAAGTATTACCCGGCTTGCTCGACAACACCGTGGCAGCTCGACGGCGTCATTCGGGGGTTGTTGCGGCGCGGATATGATCCCGGAAAAATCCATGCCGCGCAGAACAGCACCGTTGTCGTTGATACGCGGATAGGAGAGGTCGAGAACCGGTTGAAGCCTGTTCTTGATCATCATAAAATCCCCAGTGTTTATCTTAATGACGATGATACGGAGTGGATTCCCTACGAGCCGAAAACCCCTCTGCTTGTTTTGGATAAGGTGTACAAAAAGCGCGGTATCCGAATTCCACGGGCTCTCATCGGCAGCAGCGTGATTCATCTGCCGACGGTAAAAACGCATGTCTTTACGACAATGACCGGCGCCATGAAGAATGCCTTTGGGGGCCTTCTCAATTTTGAGCGCCACTGGACCCACGCCGTCATCCATGAGACGTTGGTTGATCTCTTGACGATCCAGCAGGATATCCATCCGGGCATTTTCGCCGTGATGGATGGAACGATCGCGGGCGAAGGACCCGGTCCGCGGGCGATGTTCCCCCGTGAGAAGAATGTAATACTGGCCAGCGGTGATTCCGTGGCCATCGATGCGATCTCGGCCAAGCTTCAGGGATTCGATCCGATGGCCATCGATTGCATTCGACTAGCGCACGAAAAGGGTCTGGGTGTGGGGGATACCCAGGAGATCGAAATAGTGGGTGATGATATTAAAGGCGTGAATTTTAATTTTACCGGAGGGGATACTTTTGCGAGTCGCGGTCAAAAACTGATCTATCACGGCTGGTTGAAGCCGCTCGAGCACTTGCTTCTGCGCACCCCCATTGTCCCGTGGTCCTACGCGGCCAGCCGGCTTTATCATGATGCCTACTGGTTTAACGCTATCGGAAAGAAGAGGATAAACGCCCTCGGCGACAGCCAGTGGCTGCAGCTCTTCGAGGCTTATAAGAACGGGCCGCCGGATCTATCCTGAGAGGCTCGCGCAAAAAAACGAACCGTTTCTATTCTCGCCGCCAGGGTGTAAAATCTAGGGGAATCGATACGCTGGGGGATATGTCAAGCTTCCTGCTGAGAACGCAGGGTCACGCAGCCGCGGCCGTGCTGCCTGGATCTTGTCTGTATCAATGGAGGAGGATGTCATGAAGAGAAGCGGATGGATGGGGCTGGCCGTTGCGGTTTCTCAAATACTTTTTCTTTCTATTTCCACAGTGAACGCCCACAAACTCTGGCTGGATTTCGACCACGATGACAACTTGTGGACAATCCAGTCGATCTCTTTGGAAGAAGCGGATGTCGCCACCTTGATTCTCGAAGTTGAGGTCGAACCGATGGCACCTTCAGCCGAAGTGTGGATCCAGTCAGAGGTGGATTGTTGTGAAACCTACTCGCCGCCCAGGGGATGGGGTGGAGTGACGTGGGGTTTTCCCGGGGGCACCTGTTCGGAGTCCTGTTTCTCATTTTGCGAATGGACCATGCCGACCTGCAATTACGATTGCACATGCATTGATATCGTCCTTTGGGGCGATATTCATCCGGATGCCGTCTTCATACCAGGGGAGCGTTATGTGCTCGGAGTTCTGCCGATAGAGAGATCGCACCCCGATTGCGGCGATCCTCCTCTCGGATATTTCAGGATCCATGGTGATGGGGCTCTTGGGAGTGATCTTGTGAGTAACACGCTCTGGATTGGTCCTGATGCCCTATCGAGTGTGGCCGATCCCGAGCTGCTGTCCTCCACCTGGGGCCGGGTTAAATCTATTTATCGATAAGGTTCAAGCTCCCGGCTGAGGTGCAGCCGGGAGCTGTTTTCTACTTGTAATATCCCTTTAACGTTCCCCACGTTCTCGATCGCGTGAGGGTGGGCTGATAACAACCCACAGGCCAAGCGCCGATGAGATCGCAGGATGCATTAGGTGGTGAGTACGGCGCGCAGGGAGAAATGCTTTGAATCCCGAGATCGCCTTGTTCCGGATCACAAAAGAGGGGGTCAGCCGCTATATTGCCGTTTATTCCGTACTGATCGCCGATGCAATCAACCCAATCGCCGCCTTCATTGCCAAAGACATCGCAGCAGGTCAGAAAGGCGTCGCAATCCAATTCGCAGAAAATGCCGCTCCCCAGATTTCCGAAAGCTATAATGCAATTATGAAGCGATACCCATGAATTGTGACGGACCCCGACCTGGCTCCCATCGATGCTGGTGTTATCATAGAAGGTGCAGTTTTCCAGAGTCGCCGATGAGTATAGATGACAATGAAATCCGCCTCCGCGTGTGTCGGCATGGTTTCCTTGAAAAGTACAGCGTATAAGTGTCGGTGATGAATAGTCCCCGCAGTGCATTCCTCCGCCGTGGCCGATGGAATTATCGGAAACGTTATCTTTAAAAATGCAATCCGTCACCATCGATTCCACATAATAGAGGCAGCACAATCCACCTCCAGCATACGCGGCATGGTTGTCTAGGAATACGCAATTTGCTATTGAAGGGGAGCTGTATTCACAATAGATACCGCCGCCATATTCCAGCGTGTATCCGGATTTAATTGTCAGACCCTCCAAGACAGTTAAAGAGGTTTCACCAGATTCGAAAAGAAAAGCCCTCCCTGAATTTTCACAATCCAGGATGCAATTCTCAGGCTGGCCGCTTTGAGAACTCAGGATCAGATCCTTCCCATAGAAGTTGATATCTCGATTTCCGGAACCAGTGAAAATCCCATCGATCAGGAGGATCGTATCCCCGGAAGCAGCACCATCAACACCGGCTTGAATTGTAGGGAAATCACCTGTGCCGCTTGGTGAAATGATATATGTCGCTGCAAGCGCCGGTGTGATAAGCAATGCCAAGAAAAGGATAGGACCGGAACAAAGATAGACCCATCTTGAAAACATTTAACACCCCCAGGAGTTTACAGTGTACGTATAGACGGTAGGAACGAGATGTGATAAAGACTCAAGAAATATTATAGGATAGCGGGAGATTGAATGTCAATCCCACTTTGTTACGCAGTCATACGATGAGGTCCAACCCTTATCATGGCCTGATTTGGCACAACTCCAATAAAACGCCCCCAGTTGAAGCGGGATGCAGGAAAAGAATCGTTTTACCGCCGGCGCCGGTGCTGGGCTCCCCGATGACGCGGTAACCAGCCTTTGACATGGCTTGCGCCGCTGTTTGTACATTTTCGACGCGCAATGCCATATGATGGATTCCGGGGCCTTTCTTCTCGAGGAAGCGCCCGATAGGGCCCTCGGGGTCGGTCGCTTCCAGTAATTCTATTACGGTTTCTCCGCATTTGAGATGATAGGCGCGGATCCCTTGCTGCGGGACATCTTCGATAGCCGTAATCGCCAGACCGAGTTGTCTGCTGTAGAGGTCCAAGGCGGCCTCGATATCACTCACTGCGATACCCAGGTGGTCCAGTTGAAGAGCCGTCTGTTTTGACATTTTCGCGGTCTTTCCTCTTATAAGAATCCAGGATCTCGGTAGGCTCCGAAGACGACCTTCAGCCTATCCGAAATCTCGCCGATTGTACAAAGGGCCTCAACGCATCCATAGATTCTTGGCAGGAGATTCTCGTTTCCACGGGCGGCCTTTTCAAGCTCCTCCAGCGTTCGCCGTGCGGCTTCCCCACTCCGTCGTTTGTGGATATCCTCCAGGCGTTTTTCCTGCTCGCGGAATACTTCTTCCCGGACCCGAAATGGCGGGGGCGTGGATATTTCTTCGATGGCATAGCGGTTGACGCCGACGATGATTTGTTTGTTGGATTCAAGCGCCTTCTGTGTTTCATAGGCGCTGCGGTGTATTTCCCGTTGTACAAAACCTGCTTCCAAAGCTTTTAGGACGCCGCCGATATTTTCAATTTTCTCCATGATCGAAAGGGCTTCGGCCTCGAGCTCACAGGTCAGATTTTCTACAAACCATGATCCGCCGAGGGGATCGATGACGTCGGCGGTGCCGGATTCTTCGGCCAGAATTTGTTGGGTCCGCAGCGCCAAGAGGACCGATTCCTCCTTTGGCAAGGCGATCGCTTCATCCCAGGAATTTGTGTGGAGCGACTGTGTCCCACCGAGGATGGCGGCCAGCGCCTGGATCGTTACCCTTACCGAGTTGTTGATGGGTTGCTGGGCCGTCAGTGTTGAACCGGCGGTCTGGGTATGGAATCGAAGCTTCATCGACAAGGGATCTTTCGCATTGAAGCGGTCTTTAATCAATCGCGCCCACATGCGCCGTGCGGCACGGAACTTCGCGATTTCTTCAAAGAGATTGTTGTGGGCGTTAAAGAAAAAGGAGAGGCGGGGGGCGAAGGCG contains:
- a CDS encoding acetyl-CoA carboxylase biotin carboxyl carrier protein subunit, which encodes MNYEFQVGEETTTVHLERTGDGFKIGVGDATFSLKAEQIHPGTFVLLAGHRSIMAHAVKGDGVWHVSVDGRAYDLRLPGTEDHGGDSGDDGPRLVDGVLQTPMPGRVVAVEVKENDRVEAGQVLIIIESMKMQNSIVSPVSGRIVKVHKETGELASFGDPLVELEEEDPAGDA
- the meaB gene encoding methylmalonyl Co-A mutase-associated GTPase MeaB produces the protein MRDQSKIEPKTLGRRIIEGDRLALARGLTRVENRTPEGRELLDFLFHQTGSAVRIGLTGPPGSGKSTLVSWLARKFRERGHQVGILAIDPTSPFTGGAILGDRIRMGDLAGDAGVFIRSMATRGHQGGLSATTYEASEVLEAAGFDRIIIETVGVGQSELEIASAADTTLVILVPESGDAIQVMKAGVMEIGDIFVVNKYDRQGGDHLLKEIHAILDLSPPDRHDFWKPMVLSTTASMGTGVDELMDAIQAHTESREFDETEREKIRRQKIRARMRLLLSGRLLDEAWSQILEVRLNEVLDRVVERSISPYAWIDGMVAEISRRGWQE
- a CDS encoding cobalamin B12-binding domain-containing protein — translated: MTEQKIRVLVGKPGLDGHDRGAKVIATSFRDAGFEVIYTGLHQTPEMIVEVALQEDVDFICISILSGAHLPLFQRMLELLKEKGAEQIDVIGGGVIPQEDVEKLKEMGVKAVFGPGTPTSEPIKYIRELYDRRR
- a CDS encoding acyl-CoA dehydrogenase, which encodes MILSEEHLMIRDAVRDFAERELKPKAAQLDKEGRFPAEILAEMGKLGFLGIPFEEKWGGAGADNLSYAIGVEEISRVCGSTGLTMAAHISLGTYPLWKYGTDEQKEAYLPNLVSGKYIGAFGLTEPNAGSDAGGTETRAVRDGDSYVINGTKIWMTSGDKAGLITMTARTGTEDKGTRGISAFLVEQGTPGQTVAKHEDKLGMRGSSTVEMVYEDCRIPTNRILGEEGEGFRIFMDTLDGGRISIGALALGIAQGSFEAAVRYAQERVQFGRPIAKFQGIQWMLADMETRIQAARHFIYDAAVKKDSGRMHKKESAMAKLYASETAMWVTTQSIQIHGGLGYSKEAPVERMFRDAKLTEIGEGTSEVQRILIARDVLKEYQITG
- a CDS encoding acyl-CoA dehydrogenase, with the protein product MDFNISEEQCMIQQTARDFARDKIEPLAARLDENREFPVDLVRELGELGFMGVTVNPKWGGAGMDPICYALAVEEISRACASTGVIMSAHNSLVCDPLEAYGTDEQKEKYLTPLASGKKLGAHGLTEPSAGSDVGGLKTRAVLDGDEWVLNGSKIFITNGAYADIILVFASTDPEQKARGISAFIVEKEMPGFKVGSREKTMGIRASCTSELIFEDLRIPKKNMLGELNRGFKIAMVTLNGGRIGIAAQAVGIARSALEKAIEYSKNRQQFNQPISNFQAIQWMLADMATETDAARLLTLRAAYLKMHGKSYATEAAQAKLFASRTAMRVADRAIQIHGGYGFSTEYHVERHLRDAKITELYEGTSEIQRIVIARSLLAD
- a CDS encoding acyl-CoA dehydrogenase, with protein sequence MDLTWSDEQRMMIESIRDFCEDRLGPIAREIDEKGKTPPEILREMSDLGLMSMPIPHEYDGLGLDSLTICAVIEEISRVCASVAITISVHNSVGAYPILLFGTEEQKRLYLPKMCREWLGAFALTEPNAGSDAAGITTQARKEGDAYILNGSKMFVTNGSIGQLLLVIARTDPDPASRHKGISAFLVPADSPGISVASAGEKMGIRGSDTAVVHLDNVRVAADHLLGGEGEGFKIAMASLDNGRLGVGAQAVGIAQAALDEAVKYAKEREAFGRPLAEKQAIQFMVAEMETSLQAARLLIHRAAWMKDENRPYSKEAAMAKLFAAEMVQSVTHDAIQIHGGYGYMKEYPVERYARDARITEIYEGASEIQRIVIARSLLKED
- a CDS encoding DUF362 domain-containing protein, with the protein product MTKRAKVAVLFTSRHSIMDDFSRLMGLAEVEKYLPKEHEISLKINISWHKYYPACSTTPWQLDGVIRGLLRRGYDPGKIHAAQNSTVVVDTRIGEVENRLKPVLDHHKIPSVYLNDDDTEWIPYEPKTPLLVLDKVYKKRGIRIPRALIGSSVIHLPTVKTHVFTTMTGAMKNAFGGLLNFERHWTHAVIHETLVDLLTIQQDIHPGIFAVMDGTIAGEGPGPRAMFPREKNVILASGDSVAIDAISAKLQGFDPMAIDCIRLAHEKGLGVGDTQEIEIVGDDIKGVNFNFTGGDTFASRGQKLIYHGWLKPLEHLLLRTPIVPWSYAASRLYHDAYWFNAIGKKRINALGDSQWLQLFEAYKNGPPDLS
- a CDS encoding right-handed parallel beta-helix repeat-containing protein: MFSRWVYLCSGPILFLALLITPALAATYIISPSGTGDFPTIQAGVDGAASGDTILLIDGIFTGSGNRDINFYGKDLILSSQSGQPENCILDCENSGRAFLFESGETSLTVLEGLTIKSGYTLEYGGGIYCEYSSPSIANCVFLDNHAAYAGGGLCCLYYVESMVTDCIFKDNVSDNSIGHGGGMHCGDYSSPTLIRCTFQGNHADTRGGGFHCHLYSSATLENCTFYDNTSIDGSQVGVRHNSWVSLHNCIIAFGNLGSGIFCELDCDAFLTCCDVFGNEGGDWVDCIGDQYGINGNIAADPLFCDPEQGDLGIQSISPCAPYSPPNASCDLIGAWPVGCYQPTLTRSRTWGTLKGYYK
- the mce gene encoding methylmalonyl-CoA epimerase, with translation MSKQTALQLDHLGIAVSDIEAALDLYSRQLGLAITAIEDVPQQGIRAYHLKCGETVIELLEATDPEGPIGRFLEKKGPGIHHMALRVENVQTAAQAMSKAGYRVIGEPSTGAGGKTILFLHPASTGGVLLELCQIRP
- a CDS encoding methylmalonyl-CoA mutase translates to AFAPRLSFFFNAHNNLFEEIAKFRAARRMWARLIKDRFNAKDPLSMKLRFHTQTAGSTLTAQQPINNSVRVTIQALAAILGGTQSLHTNSWDEAIALPKEESVLLALRTQQILAEESGTADVIDPLGGSWFVENLTCELEAEALSIMEKIENIGGVLKALEAGFVQREIHRSAYETQKALESNKQIIVGVNRYAIEEISTPPPFRVREEVFREQEKRLEDIHKRRSGEAARRTLEELEKAARGNENLLPRIYGCVEALCTIGEISDRLKVVFGAYRDPGFL